A portion of the Pedobacter cryoconitis genome contains these proteins:
- a CDS encoding TetR/AcrR family transcriptional regulator, producing MESKDNVKHRNKEQTKRKLLQAVGEIIIEKGYSGLGVNKIANKAGVDKKLIYRYFGDGNTLVETYILEKDYWLGFADKLQEFNDIKTPDEAKEIISAMLERQFTFLYEEEAMQHMVLEELTSKSPLMASICNIRGNIGASLLKHTDPHFKDSEVNFRAVSALLVSGIYYLILQAKINGGTICGIDINGIEGRAEITKTIRHIIKWAYEAPEK from the coding sequence ATGGAAAGTAAAGACAACGTCAAACATAGAAATAAAGAACAGACCAAAAGAAAACTTCTTCAGGCCGTAGGGGAAATTATTATAGAAAAAGGATACTCAGGTTTAGGCGTAAACAAAATTGCGAATAAAGCAGGTGTAGATAAAAAACTCATTTATCGTTATTTCGGCGACGGAAACACGCTGGTAGAAACCTATATCCTGGAAAAAGATTACTGGCTGGGATTTGCAGACAAATTACAGGAATTCAATGACATCAAAACTCCTGATGAGGCAAAAGAAATTATATCAGCTATGCTGGAACGTCAGTTTACCTTTTTATATGAGGAAGAAGCTATGCAACATATGGTTTTAGAAGAATTGACCTCTAAAAGCCCATTAATGGCCAGCATATGTAATATCAGGGGAAATATTGGTGCAAGCTTACTCAAACATACTGATCCCCATTTTAAAGATTCTGAGGTGAATTTCAGAGCGGTGAGTGCATTGCTTGTATCGGGCATCTATTACCTTATTTTACAAGCAAAGATTAATGGGGGCACTATTTGTGGAATTGATATCAATGGCATTGAAGGAAGAGCAGAAATCACAAAAACGATACGTCATATTATTAAATGGGCTTATGAGGCCCCTGAAAAATAA
- a CDS encoding SDR family NAD(P)-dependent oxidoreductase: MENQKVWFVTGASKGLGLTLIKQLLAQGYQVAATSRSINELNEGVGATASENYLPLSVDLRVEQSVEQAVEKAISQFGRIDFVVNNAGYGLSGSLEELSDEEARGNFDINVFGSLNVIRKVMPHLRAQQSGHIFNISSIGGFTGYFPGFGIYCATKFAVQGFTEALAAEVKSFGIHATIVSPGYFRTNFLSTGSLNVPKHPIEAYKEVRESQHQHQHLIDGNQAGDPEKAAAAIIKVATEENPPLHLFLGQDAYDLAYAKMDAVKGDLENLKEMITSTGF; the protein is encoded by the coding sequence ATGGAAAATCAAAAAGTGTGGTTCGTGACCGGGGCTTCCAAAGGGTTAGGACTTACGTTAATTAAACAATTATTAGCACAGGGATATCAGGTAGCTGCAACTTCCAGAAGTATCAATGAATTAAATGAAGGTGTGGGTGCTACAGCATCAGAAAACTACCTGCCACTGAGCGTTGACCTCAGAGTAGAGCAAAGTGTTGAACAGGCGGTAGAAAAAGCAATCAGCCAGTTTGGCCGCATTGACTTTGTAGTGAACAATGCAGGATACGGCCTTTCAGGTAGCCTGGAAGAGTTGAGCGATGAAGAAGCAAGAGGAAATTTTGACATCAATGTATTTGGTTCCTTAAATGTGATCCGTAAAGTAATGCCGCATTTACGTGCGCAGCAGTCTGGACATATTTTTAATATCTCTTCTATTGGTGGCTTTACAGGTTATTTCCCTGGATTCGGAATTTACTGTGCTACGAAATTTGCAGTACAAGGTTTCACAGAAGCATTGGCTGCAGAAGTTAAATCATTCGGGATTCATGCCACAATTGTTTCTCCAGGATATTTCCGCACCAATTTTCTTTCTACAGGCTCTTTAAATGTACCTAAGCATCCAATTGAGGCTTATAAAGAGGTTCGTGAAAGTCAGCATCAACATCAGCACCTTATTGATGGTAACCAGGCCGGAGATCCTGAAAAAGCAGCGGCGGCAATTATTAAAGTAGCAACCGAAGAAAATCCTCCGCTTCATTTATTTTTAGGACAGGATGCTTATGACCTGGCTTATGCAAAAATGGATGCCGTAAAAGGAGATCTTGAAAATCTAAAAGAGATGATTACTTCAACCGGCTTCTAA
- a CDS encoding RNA polymerase sigma factor has translation MLPTEQDKNYWEQMLLGDKNALFGLYNNLYFHLIRFGLKINPDDELVKDCVNQVFLNLWDKRARLTPVENVKSYLMTSLRRCMLDQLAYIDRTNLAVNKMGKGEAANELSYEEIMIGVQQDEELKNKLRVAIAQLTPRQSELIQLKFFEGLSYEQIAERTSQTIKTAYNTIYDAIKILRKILK, from the coding sequence ATGCTACCCACAGAACAGGATAAGAATTATTGGGAACAAATGCTGCTTGGGGACAAGAACGCGTTGTTTGGCTTATATAATAACTTGTATTTCCATCTCATCCGCTTTGGTTTAAAAATTAATCCTGACGATGAGCTGGTCAAAGATTGCGTTAATCAGGTATTTCTTAATCTATGGGATAAAAGAGCCCGGCTTACTCCGGTTGAAAACGTAAAATCTTATCTGATGACCTCTCTCAGAAGATGTATGCTGGATCAGCTGGCTTATATTGACCGGACCAATCTGGCAGTTAATAAAATGGGAAAAGGGGAGGCGGCGAATGAGTTGTCCTACGAAGAGATTATGATTGGCGTACAACAGGATGAAGAACTCAAAAATAAATTACGGGTTGCTATCGCACAACTTACCCCGAGACAATCGGAATTGATTCAGCTTAAATTTTTTGAAGGATTAAGCTATGAACAGATCGCAGAGCGGACTTCTCAAACTATCAAAACTGCTTATAATACTATTTATGATGCAATAAAAATACTGAGGAAGATCCTTAAATAA
- a CDS encoding FecR family protein, producing MKLPDRGFLVEELVCNDSFQQYCLGISLENHILWEEWINNTPERAADIIQAKNLVNILTIKQGNRLEQVKALKSGFRQQEILTQLLNTVPDETPMSTNGRSNINRYLYSDKKTILKTPAGFYKYISFAAAAVIILISLYFIQQNYSTSKDLKAEHPLSASVFSSGRAPRKTVILIDGTVITLHQNSEIKLAKNFNPAQRELWLKGEAFFEVKHDAKHPFIVHTPFNDIKVLGTSFNVKAYPNSGLIETSLIRGSVQVESKRYPGYRVLLKPDEKLSFHNTPAHQDENLKNIFKVSALERNAPGNKSEEIQWIHHPISIDNEPLAAIAKKLQNWYGIEIYIADPEVEAYRYSGTFENESVIKTLEALQMAYPFAFKAEQNRIILSK from the coding sequence ATGAAACTTCCTGATCGTGGGTTTTTGGTAGAAGAATTAGTTTGTAATGATTCCTTTCAACAATATTGTCTGGGAATAAGTCTGGAAAATCATATTTTATGGGAAGAGTGGATAAATAATACCCCTGAAAGAGCAGCAGATATAATTCAGGCGAAAAATCTGGTGAATATTTTGACTATTAAACAAGGAAACAGACTTGAACAGGTTAAAGCATTAAAAAGCGGATTCAGACAACAGGAAATATTAACACAATTATTGAATACAGTTCCAGATGAAACCCCGATGAGTACTAATGGACGCAGTAATATTAACAGATACTTATATTCTGATAAAAAGACCATTTTAAAGACACCTGCTGGTTTTTATAAATACATCAGCTTTGCTGCTGCGGCAGTAATTATTCTGATCTCTCTTTATTTTATTCAGCAAAACTACTCAACTTCAAAAGACCTTAAGGCTGAGCACCCGCTTTCGGCCTCAGTTTTCTCTTCTGGTCGTGCACCTAGAAAAACCGTAATCCTGATTGATGGAACGGTAATTACTCTTCATCAAAATAGTGAAATCAAACTGGCTAAAAATTTCAATCCCGCACAAAGAGAACTTTGGCTTAAAGGCGAAGCTTTCTTTGAAGTCAAACATGACGCAAAACATCCCTTTATTGTACACACACCTTTTAATGATATCAAAGTACTGGGAACGAGTTTTAATGTCAAAGCCTATCCAAATTCAGGTCTGATCGAAACCTCTCTGATTCGTGGCAGTGTACAAGTAGAATCGAAAAGATATCCCGGGTACCGGGTCTTGCTGAAGCCTGATGAAAAACTATCATTTCATAATACCCCTGCTCATCAGGACGAAAACCTTAAAAATATCTTCAAAGTTTCAGCTCTTGAACGCAATGCACCAGGCAATAAATCTGAAGAAATCCAATGGATTCATCACCCGATAAGTATTGACAATGAACCATTGGCTGCAATTGCAAAGAAATTACAAAACTGGTACGGTATCGAAATCTATATCGCTGATCCGGAAGTTGAAGCTTATCGCTATTCTGGAACCTTTGAAAATGAGAGTGTTATAAAAACTCTTGAAGCGCTGCAAATGGCCTATCCTTTTGCTTTTAAAGCGGAACAAAACAGAATTATCCTGAGTAAATAA
- a CDS encoding LysR family transcriptional regulator codes for MNTNDFKIFEAVAANGSFTKAAEAMFTVQSNVTARIKSLEDEFAVSLFTRTSRKVELTAAGETLMHYFKQIGQLIEEAKRELAQSDQLIGQLRIGCIETTMALKAPDMINKFNEMYPDIELEFKADMSPNLINDVLNYKLDAAFVAAPVSVPELAQQTIKEEQLVMVASTKYKKIEELIQDKQVKIVVFDQGCNYRARLESWLSFKGVVNYKRIVVNSLEGIINFVEADLAITILPAELIEQYYQNRKLKTFSIGKELGTSATILVYRKTRLKDKLLAAFLEMY; via the coding sequence ATGAATACTAATGATTTTAAAATATTCGAAGCTGTAGCAGCAAACGGAAGTTTTACCAAAGCTGCAGAGGCGATGTTTACCGTTCAGTCTAATGTGACAGCGAGAATTAAAAGTTTAGAAGACGAATTTGCTGTTTCACTTTTCACAAGAACTTCAAGAAAAGTTGAATTGACTGCCGCGGGTGAAACATTAATGCATTATTTTAAACAGATAGGGCAATTAATAGAAGAGGCGAAAAGAGAGTTAGCTCAGAGTGATCAATTAATTGGTCAGCTTAGAATTGGCTGTATCGAAACAACAATGGCTTTGAAAGCGCCTGATATGATCAATAAATTCAACGAAATGTATCCGGATATTGAGCTTGAATTTAAAGCGGATATGTCTCCAAACCTAATCAATGATGTGCTTAATTATAAATTGGACGCTGCTTTTGTAGCTGCACCTGTTTCGGTACCTGAGCTGGCACAACAAACAATTAAAGAAGAACAACTAGTGATGGTAGCTTCCACTAAGTATAAAAAGATTGAAGAGCTTATTCAGGATAAACAAGTGAAAATAGTGGTATTCGATCAGGGCTGTAATTATAGAGCCAGACTGGAATCGTGGCTCAGCTTTAAAGGGGTTGTCAATTACAAACGTATCGTGGTTAATTCTTTAGAAGGCATCATAAACTTTGTAGAGGCTGATCTGGCCATCACCATATTGCCGGCTGAGTTAATTGAACAGTATTATCAAAATAGAAAATTAAAGACGTTTTCAATTGGTAAGGAGCTTGGAACATCGGCGACTATACTTGTCTATAGAAAAACAAGATTAAAGGATAAGTTATTGGCAGCATTCCTGGAAATGTATTAA
- a CDS encoding acyltransferase family protein, with amino-acid sequence MGSPLNNGGPEMNTKVKQPRELNVELLRIVLMIMIVCHHFLMRGRGLHLLYTSESPLINQDALQGLFIDSFLIMTVNCFIFISGYYGIKFRVKTILSLFIQAVTYSIGIDIVFGLFNGESLSFDTILNGLLSVPNGQWWFITTYFFLYLLSPFLNLAGKYLSKYQFLYILGMLTLINFIIGFTLNPDSLGVLNGYSLFSFICIYFYGQAFGLYIDFRKGKFFYLMVYLICSLLIFGMFFTSMKYLSIGLAWRAFFYNNPLVLISAISFFFLFKSLKISYSRISFFSSSVLAIYLIHEHPRSADFLTDNLNRIATTYTIGSVYFTLFLIAVLLFVCGTLIEKVRSAVTEPFLNFLVAKFRLDRLDEKMK; translated from the coding sequence TTGGGTTCGCCGCTAAATAATGGCGGGCCGGAAATGAATACTAAGGTGAAGCAACCCAGAGAACTCAATGTCGAATTGTTGAGGATAGTCCTGATGATTATGATTGTTTGTCATCACTTTTTGATGCGGGGGAGAGGACTTCATCTTTTATATACTTCAGAAAGTCCATTGATCAATCAAGACGCATTGCAGGGGCTGTTCATTGATAGTTTTCTGATTATGACGGTCAACTGTTTTATATTTATCTCTGGTTATTACGGAATAAAATTCAGGGTAAAAACAATACTCAGCCTATTTATACAAGCAGTTACCTATAGTATTGGAATTGATATTGTATTTGGTTTATTTAACGGAGAAAGTCTTTCTTTTGATACTATACTGAATGGATTACTCTCTGTGCCCAATGGCCAGTGGTGGTTTATTACCACCTATTTCTTCCTATATCTGTTAAGCCCTTTTCTTAACCTGGCTGGTAAATACTTATCTAAATATCAGTTTTTATATATTTTGGGTATGTTAACGCTCATTAACTTTATCATTGGTTTTACACTTAATCCTGATTCATTAGGCGTACTGAATGGATATTCTTTATTCAGCTTTATCTGCATTTACTTTTACGGACAGGCTTTCGGCCTGTATATTGACTTTAGAAAAGGCAAATTCTTCTATCTTATGGTGTATTTGATTTGTTCACTCCTGATCTTTGGAATGTTTTTTACCAGTATGAAATATCTGAGTATAGGTCTGGCCTGGCGCGCATTTTTCTACAATAACCCACTCGTGCTCATCTCTGCCATTTCTTTCTTCTTCTTATTTAAGAGCCTCAAAATATCTTATAGCAGGATATCTTTCTTTTCTTCTTCGGTACTGGCTATTTATTTGATTCATGAACATCCCAGATCGGCTGATTTTCTAACTGATAATCTGAACCGGATTGCAACAACTTATACGATCGGGAGTGTGTACTTCACCCTGTTTTTAATCGCCGTATTATTATTTGTATGCGGTACATTGATAGAAAAAGTGCGTTCAGCAGTTACTGAGCCATTTTTAAACTTCCTGGTTGCGAAATTCAGATTGGATCGTCTGGATGAAAAAATGAAGTAA
- a CDS encoding MFS transporter, with protein MLQTTTKPSSSIISARRSTMLIFLVCGLAVASWAPIVPYAKERLGFNDANLGLLLLLMGAGALLMMPITGMLIRKHGSKKLILSAIILLSILLPLLLIMDTPLTMGLTLFIFGAAIGTIDVAMNAQAINIERHYSKHIMSSFHGLFSLGGILGPLFMGGMLKFSLQPIVAIGSISVLLLLIAVSQYQTLLSSDQESTTTEKTKFSWPGRAVIFLGLMCFIVFLAEGSILDWSAVFLKDIKNFDAAIAGAGYAAFSIAMTAMRLLGDKFVDKVSPQKIILFGSAISASGYLVAVFSPWGWLSLVGFVLVGLGAANIVPVLFSAAGKVKGVPASVSLPAVTTIGYTGSLAGPAGIGFIAYYSSLSVAFCVIAGLLLLVSISYRQK; from the coding sequence ATGTTGCAAACAACCACCAAACCTTCTTCTTCCATTATTAGTGCACGCAGATCGACCATGCTTATTTTTTTAGTGTGTGGATTGGCTGTTGCCAGCTGGGCACCAATTGTACCTTATGCTAAAGAACGTCTTGGATTTAATGATGCAAATTTAGGATTACTACTGCTTTTAATGGGCGCAGGTGCTTTACTCATGATGCCAATTACCGGAATGCTGATCCGAAAACATGGCAGTAAAAAACTCATTCTGAGCGCGATTATATTACTGTCAATCCTGCTTCCTTTGCTGCTTATTATGGATACGCCATTAACAATGGGGCTTACCTTATTTATTTTTGGCGCTGCTATAGGAACGATTGATGTAGCGATGAATGCTCAGGCCATCAATATAGAACGTCATTATTCAAAGCATATCATGTCTTCTTTTCATGGACTGTTTAGCCTGGGTGGAATCCTGGGCCCACTGTTTATGGGTGGAATGCTCAAATTCAGTCTGCAGCCTATAGTTGCGATAGGAAGTATTTCTGTTTTACTGCTGCTGATTGCAGTCAGTCAATATCAAACGCTTTTATCTTCAGACCAGGAATCAACAACTACAGAAAAGACAAAATTCTCCTGGCCGGGGCGCGCTGTAATTTTCCTGGGTTTAATGTGTTTTATTGTCTTTCTCGCAGAAGGATCAATCCTGGACTGGAGTGCTGTATTCTTAAAAGATATCAAGAACTTTGACGCAGCTATTGCCGGAGCAGGTTATGCCGCATTTTCAATTGCAATGACAGCGATGCGCTTACTGGGTGATAAATTCGTTGACAAAGTAAGTCCTCAAAAGATAATTTTATTTGGGTCCGCTATTTCAGCATCAGGATACCTTGTTGCTGTATTCAGTCCGTGGGGATGGCTTTCTTTGGTAGGCTTTGTACTGGTAGGTTTGGGAGCTGCGAACATTGTCCCTGTTTTATTCAGTGCGGCTGGCAAAGTAAAAGGTGTCCCTGCTTCAGTCTCTTTACCCGCAGTAACGACCATAGGTTATACCGGTTCATTGGCTGGTCCGGCAGGGATTGGTTTTATTGCCTATTACAGCTCTCTTTCTGTCGCCTTCTGTGTGATTGCCGGGCTGTTGCTGCTGGTGAGTATTTCTTATCGTCAAAAATAG
- a CDS encoding alpha/beta fold hydrolase, with protein MKTEQIHYHNIKVNGLNVFYREAGSKDAPVVLLLHGFPTSSFMFRNLIPELSEKYHVIAPDLPGFGYSDAPAHDQFDYTFDNLTKTVQALIDELALKRFAVYVFDYGAPVGFRLMLANPEKITGVISQNGNAYEEGLSKGWNPIQKYWQDPSAENRNNLKEFVSLKSTKFQYFEGVSDPALIAPETYTLDQHFLDRPGNVEIQLDLLKDYRTNVALYPEFQAYFRKYKPQLLAVWGSEDPYFLPAGAEGYKKDNPNAIVKFYKTGHFALETHMKEISQDILTFLAGLPQ; from the coding sequence ATGAAAACAGAACAAATTCATTACCACAACATCAAAGTCAACGGGTTAAATGTATTTTACCGTGAAGCCGGATCAAAGGATGCTCCTGTAGTTTTACTATTACATGGCTTTCCAACTTCATCCTTTATGTTCAGAAATCTGATACCTGAACTGAGTGAAAAATATCATGTAATTGCACCGGACCTGCCAGGTTTTGGATATTCTGATGCACCAGCCCACGATCAGTTTGACTATACTTTTGATAACCTGACTAAAACTGTGCAGGCATTAATTGATGAATTGGCTTTGAAACGCTTTGCTGTTTATGTTTTTGATTATGGAGCACCGGTAGGTTTCAGATTGATGCTTGCTAACCCCGAAAAAATTACTGGTGTTATTTCTCAAAATGGCAATGCTTATGAGGAAGGGCTGAGTAAAGGCTGGAATCCTATTCAGAAATACTGGCAAGATCCATCTGCTGAAAACCGGAACAACCTGAAAGAATTTGTGAGTCTGAAATCTACTAAATTTCAATATTTTGAAGGCGTAAGCGATCCCGCATTGATCGCACCCGAAACTTATACCTTAGATCAGCATTTTCTTGACCGCCCGGGTAATGTAGAAATACAGCTTGACCTGTTGAAAGACTACCGCACAAATGTTGCGCTCTATCCAGAATTTCAAGCTTACTTCAGAAAGTATAAACCACAATTATTAGCTGTTTGGGGAAGTGAAGATCCTTATTTTTTACCAGCCGGAGCAGAAGGGTATAAAAAAGATAATCCAAACGCTATAGTGAAATTTTATAAAACGGGCCATTTCGCGTTAGAAACTCACATGAAGGAAATCAGCCAGGATATACTGACTTTTTTAGCCGGTTTACCTCAATAA
- the bla gene encoding class A beta-lactamase, subclass A2 → MKGFITLKRMIIAGLLLTISVNGFAQKNDLRKRLQHIVSSHAATIGFSLIDLQNGDTITVNGAKHLPMQSVYKFHLALAILNQVDKGKLRLDQKILVKKADLLPDTWSPLREKYPNGEVEIPLSEILSYTVSQSDNNGCDLLFRLMGGPAKVNQYIHSLGIKQVAIVATEEQMHKDENVQFTNWTTPVAATDLLKLFYSQKILSKTSHDFLWKVMTETVTGANKLKGLLPAGTLVAHKTGNSGANAAGLTTATNDIGIVTLPNGKHFAVAVFVSMTKEDEKASDLSIAELTKASWDYLAAGKP, encoded by the coding sequence ATGAAAGGATTTATTACATTAAAAAGAATGATTATTGCCGGGCTCTTACTGACTATTTCAGTAAATGGCTTCGCACAAAAAAATGACCTGCGAAAAAGACTTCAGCACATAGTTAGTTCACATGCTGCAACTATCGGATTTTCATTAATAGATTTACAGAATGGAGATACAATTACAGTGAATGGAGCAAAACATTTGCCGATGCAAAGCGTCTACAAATTTCACCTCGCTTTGGCCATCTTAAATCAGGTAGACAAAGGTAAACTTCGGCTGGATCAGAAAATCCTGGTTAAAAAGGCTGACCTGCTGCCAGATACCTGGAGTCCGTTGAGAGAGAAATATCCAAATGGCGAGGTTGAAATACCTTTATCAGAAATTTTAAGCTATACAGTTTCGCAAAGTGATAATAATGGCTGTGACCTCTTGTTCAGATTAATGGGAGGACCGGCAAAGGTTAATCAATATATTCATAGTCTGGGCATTAAACAGGTGGCTATAGTGGCTACAGAAGAGCAAATGCACAAAGATGAAAATGTACAGTTCACCAACTGGACAACCCCTGTTGCTGCAACAGATTTGTTAAAGTTGTTTTATAGTCAAAAAATCCTTTCTAAAACTTCACACGATTTCTTATGGAAAGTAATGACTGAAACGGTTACCGGCGCAAATAAGCTCAAAGGTTTATTACCTGCTGGTACTCTAGTTGCGCATAAAACGGGAAACTCTGGTGCAAATGCAGCTGGTTTAACAACAGCGACCAATGATATTGGTATTGTAACACTACCAAATGGAAAACATTTTGCTGTTGCTGTATTTGTATCGATGACTAAAGAAGATGAAAAAGCGAGTGATTTAAGCATTGCTGAACTGACTAAAGCCAGCTGGGATTACCTGGCTGCAGGAAAACCTTAG